In one window of Qipengyuania gaetbuli DNA:
- a CDS encoding HNH endonuclease, whose translation MTAGRTTCWLCGRDIGTRVQLHHPVPKAKKGRFTVPVHPICHKAIHANFTNAELARIGEDREALLQNEALAKFVRWVSDKPPDFHAPTRTAR comes from the coding sequence CTGACCGCAGGGCGCACCACCTGCTGGCTGTGCGGGCGCGATATCGGCACGCGCGTCCAGCTCCACCATCCGGTGCCCAAGGCGAAGAAGGGGCGGTTCACCGTCCCCGTCCACCCGATCTGCCACAAGGCAATCCATGCCAATTTCACCAATGCCGAACTCGCCCGCATCGGCGAGGATCGCGAAGCCTTGTTGCAAAACGAGGCGCTGGCGAAATTTGTCCGCTGGGTTTCGGACAAGCCGCCCGACTTCCATGCGCCCACCCGGACCGCGCGATAG